The following proteins are co-located in the Candidatus Accumulibacter cognatus genome:
- a CDS encoding diguanylate cyclase: MIKFVDPDRYRSMKATGKLPSPKGVAFSIIKLLQRDDYRVSELVRLVQSDPAIAGRLLKFANAAAFGRTRPIVSLQRAIVALGSFRVRDLVIGLSVMHSHASGQCAEFDYAGFWGHSLATAIACQELAHFVQISSEELFTIGLLARVGELAMASLYPSEYALVLLAARERHRQLADLERESFNMDHYQLGATMLAEWGLPEMLIQAAYHHEQPDLAGFRDGSRVLTLTHSLNFARSLSEVCMAEEEARWSLLPGLLTRAARLGISGDALNDVVDRMVRRWREWGAMLQVRTQEMPPFAEILAASPPSLRVSSTSQEQNSKLASPRLQVQLVGIPQAELPTLIQQIETLGHQPTPVDHSPEGLKRALRQPAQIVIADMAMPGLKPAAFCRLLRQTSAGKESYALLLALPGSERLILEAIDAGADDVLVKPLSIQTLRVRLNTATRMLLLREEIQRERRGIMRSTDEFAVTHKRLLQEALTDPLTQLPNRRHGLDFLASEWAFAQSNGLPMACLLLDIDHFKRINDTHGHAAGDAVLRQLADLLKRTSRVEDLVFRYGGEEFAAVLPNASARAAAQIADRIRSVVEKYSFLWENQTIPVTLSIGVANLNGAEKDSQALIESADAALYQAKKSGRNRVVVAAG; encoded by the coding sequence TTGATCAAATTTGTCGACCCCGACCGCTATCGCTCGATGAAGGCAACGGGCAAGTTGCCATCACCGAAGGGCGTTGCCTTTTCGATCATCAAGCTTTTGCAGCGGGATGATTACCGGGTCTCCGAACTGGTGCGGCTGGTTCAGTCCGATCCCGCCATCGCCGGACGCCTGCTCAAGTTTGCCAATGCCGCTGCCTTCGGCCGTACGCGGCCAATCGTCTCGTTGCAGCGTGCCATCGTCGCCCTCGGTTCTTTCCGGGTGCGTGACCTGGTGATCGGCCTCTCGGTCATGCATAGCCATGCCAGCGGACAATGCGCCGAATTTGATTACGCAGGTTTCTGGGGACATTCCCTGGCCACCGCCATCGCCTGCCAGGAACTCGCGCATTTCGTCCAGATTTCGAGTGAAGAACTGTTCACCATCGGGCTCCTGGCGCGGGTCGGCGAACTCGCCATGGCTTCGCTGTACCCCAGCGAATACGCCCTCGTGCTGCTCGCAGCCAGGGAAAGGCACAGACAGCTGGCGGACCTCGAACGGGAATCCTTCAACATGGACCACTATCAACTCGGTGCGACGATGCTCGCCGAGTGGGGCCTGCCCGAAATGCTGATTCAGGCCGCCTACCATCATGAGCAACCGGACCTCGCCGGTTTTCGTGATGGCTCACGGGTACTGACGCTCACCCACTCGCTGAATTTTGCGCGCTCGCTCTCGGAAGTCTGCATGGCCGAAGAAGAGGCGCGCTGGAGTCTCCTGCCCGGCCTGCTGACGCGCGCCGCACGCCTGGGCATCAGTGGTGATGCACTCAACGACGTGGTCGATCGGATGGTTCGCCGCTGGCGCGAATGGGGTGCGATGCTGCAGGTTCGCACCCAGGAGATGCCCCCCTTCGCCGAGATTCTTGCCGCCAGTCCACCGAGCCTGCGCGTCAGCTCGACTAGCCAGGAGCAGAACAGCAAGCTCGCTTCGCCGCGCCTGCAAGTGCAGCTGGTCGGCATTCCGCAAGCGGAACTGCCCACCCTGATCCAACAGATCGAAACCCTGGGTCATCAGCCGACACCGGTCGATCACAGCCCCGAGGGGCTCAAGCGCGCCTTGCGCCAGCCGGCCCAGATCGTGATCGCCGACATGGCCATGCCGGGGCTGAAACCGGCAGCATTCTGCCGCCTGCTGCGCCAGACCTCGGCCGGCAAGGAGAGCTACGCGCTGCTGCTGGCGTTGCCAGGAAGCGAGCGGCTGATTCTCGAAGCCATTGATGCCGGTGCCGACGACGTGCTCGTCAAACCGCTGAGCATCCAGACCCTGCGCGTCCGCCTCAATACTGCAACGCGGATGCTGCTGCTGCGCGAAGAAATCCAGCGCGAACGCCGCGGCATCATGCGCTCGACCGATGAATTTGCGGTCACCCACAAGCGCCTGCTGCAGGAAGCCCTGACCGACCCGCTGACACAGCTGCCGAACCGCCGCCACGGCCTCGATTTCCTCGCCTCGGAGTGGGCCTTTGCCCAGTCCAACGGCCTGCCGATGGCCTGCCTGCTGCTCGACATCGACCACTTCAAACGCATCAACGACACGCACGGTCATGCCGCGGGCGATGCTGTCCTGCGCCAGCTCGCAGACCTTCTCAAACGCACCTCACGTGTCGAAGATCTGGTCTTTCGCTATGGTGGCGAGGAATTTGCCGCCGTTCTGCCCAATGCCAGTGCCCGTGCCGCGGCCCAGATCGCCGACCGGATCCGCAGCGTCGTCGAGAAATACAGCTTTCTCTGGGAGAATCAAACGATTCCGGTCACCCTGAGCATCGGCGTCGCCAACCTCAATGGCGCAGAAAAAGACAGTCAGGCGCTGATCGAGAGCGCCGACGCCGCACTCTACCAGGCCAAGAAAAGCGGCCGCAACCGCGTCGTCGTCGCTGCCGGTTGA
- a CDS encoding S-(hydroxymethyl)glutathione dehydrogenase/class III alcohol dehydrogenase, translating to MIKARAAVAWAANMPLEITEVDVDPPRQGEVLVRIVATGVCHTDAFTLSGADPEGIFPSILGHEGGGIVEAIGAGVTSVAVGDHVIPLYTPECGVCKFCKSGKTNLCQAIRVTQGKGLMPDGSSRFSRNGRPIFHYMGTSTFSEYTVLPEISLAKIASDAPLEKVCLLGCGVTTGIGAVINTARVEPGASVAIFGLGGIGLSVVIGAVMAKAGRIIAIDTNPAKFAIARQLGATDCIHPADYDRPIQEVIVDLCDGGVDYSFECIGNVNVMRAALECCHKGWGESVIIGVAGAGEEISTRPFQLVTGRVWRGSAFGGVRGRTELPGYVERAQRGEIPLDTFITHTMGLEDINQAFELMHAGKSIRSVILF from the coding sequence ATGATCAAAGCACGCGCTGCCGTTGCCTGGGCTGCAAACATGCCCCTGGAAATCACGGAAGTCGATGTCGATCCGCCGCGCCAGGGCGAGGTGCTGGTGCGCATCGTCGCCACCGGTGTCTGCCATACCGATGCGTTCACGCTTTCAGGTGCCGACCCGGAAGGGATTTTCCCGAGCATTCTCGGGCATGAGGGGGGCGGCATCGTCGAGGCCATCGGTGCTGGAGTGACTTCGGTGGCCGTCGGCGACCATGTGATTCCGCTGTACACACCCGAGTGCGGCGTGTGCAAGTTCTGCAAGTCGGGCAAGACCAACCTCTGCCAGGCCATTCGCGTCACGCAGGGCAAGGGCCTGATGCCCGATGGCAGCAGCCGCTTTTCAAGAAACGGCAGGCCCATCTTTCATTACATGGGCACTTCCACTTTCTCCGAGTACACGGTGCTACCGGAAATCTCGCTGGCGAAGATCGCCAGTGATGCGCCCTTGGAGAAAGTGTGCCTGCTCGGCTGCGGGGTAACCACCGGAATCGGCGCGGTGATCAATACTGCCAGGGTCGAGCCAGGGGCCAGTGTCGCCATCTTCGGCCTCGGGGGCATCGGTCTGTCAGTGGTGATCGGTGCGGTGATGGCGAAGGCGGGGCGAATCATCGCCATTGACACCAACCCGGCCAAATTTGCCATTGCCCGGCAACTCGGCGCCACCGACTGCATCCATCCGGCCGATTACGACCGACCGATCCAGGAAGTGATCGTCGACCTCTGCGACGGAGGGGTCGACTATTCGTTCGAATGCATCGGCAACGTGAACGTGATGCGTGCTGCACTCGAGTGCTGCCACAAGGGCTGGGGAGAGTCGGTGATCATCGGTGTTGCCGGCGCCGGCGAAGAGATTTCGACGCGGCCTTTCCAGTTGGTGACCGGGCGGGTGTGGCGCGGTTCGGCCTTCGGAGGCGTTCGCGGCCGTACCGAACTACCGGGCTACGTCGAGCGTGCGCAGCGCGGCGAGATTCCGCTCGACACCTTCATCACCCATACCATGGGGCTCGAAGACATCAACCAGGCTTTCGAGCTGATGCATGCCGGGAAGAGCATCCGTTCGGTGATTCTTTTCTGA
- a CDS encoding DUF1178 family protein, which produces MIIFDLACQHDHQFEGWFQSREDFDSQLVNGLIACPHCASLEIRRVPSAVHLTLPKEPAAVPVKQPSTPDLTTDMRVGALAAFRQLSEMLLADCEDVGADFANEARRIHYVEAPARSIRGEASTEEVEALLEEGIEVFRLARLKPGDFH; this is translated from the coding sequence ATGATCATTTTTGACCTTGCCTGCCAGCACGACCATCAATTCGAAGGCTGGTTTCAGTCGCGAGAGGATTTCGACAGTCAACTCGTCAATGGCCTGATCGCCTGCCCGCACTGCGCTTCGCTAGAGATTCGCCGGGTGCCTTCCGCGGTGCATCTGACCTTACCCAAAGAACCCGCGGCAGTTCCTGTAAAGCAGCCATCGACACCAGACTTAACGACCGACATGCGCGTTGGTGCGCTCGCCGCCTTCCGGCAATTGAGCGAAATGCTGCTCGCCGATTGCGAGGATGTCGGCGCTGACTTTGCCAACGAGGCCAGACGAATTCACTATGTCGAGGCGCCGGCGCGCTCGATTCGCGGTGAGGCCAGCACCGAAGAGGTCGAAGCGCTGCTGGAAGAGGGGATCGAGGTGTTCCGCCTGGCCCGTCTGAAGCCAGGGGATTTTCACTGA
- a CDS encoding DJ-1/PfpI family protein: MTENSSPIPLRGIVGEPRKGKIGVLIEEHFDMTEFRLFNESFPKHGYQVVYLSHLWGNPSLTFGSNPDAGWVEEHVLVETEITAADPADYKGIIVIGAYASDRLRYQVTPRQGEPNQAPAVAFIRRALADRHLKIGTICHSLWLLCADRALLQGRRVTCAHNIVCDVENAGAEVVYGPEGTVDLVVDGNLITGKHPGITDKFITTFLSEIENGD; encoded by the coding sequence ATGACCGAAAACTCCTCTCCCATACCACTGCGGGGTATTGTTGGTGAACCGCGCAAGGGCAAGATCGGTGTTCTGATCGAAGAACACTTCGACATGACCGAGTTTCGCCTCTTCAACGAATCGTTCCCGAAGCACGGCTATCAGGTGGTTTATCTCTCCCACTTGTGGGGCAATCCTTCCCTCACCTTTGGTTCCAATCCCGACGCTGGCTGGGTGGAAGAGCATGTGCTGGTGGAGACCGAAATCACTGCCGCGGACCCGGCGGATTACAAGGGAATCATCGTCATCGGGGCTTATGCCAGTGACCGCCTGCGTTACCAGGTCACTCCCCGCCAGGGAGAACCGAACCAGGCCCCGGCGGTAGCCTTCATCCGCCGGGCGCTCGCTGATCGCCATCTGAAGATCGGCACGATCTGCCACAGCTTGTGGCTGCTTTGCGCCGACCGCGCACTGCTGCAGGGCCGCCGGGTCACTTGCGCCCACAACATCGTCTGTGACGTCGAGAATGCTGGCGCGGAAGTGGTCTATGGTCCAGAAGGCACCGTTGATCTGGTCGTTGATGGCAACCTGATTACCGGTAAACATCCTGGGATCACCGACAAGTTCATCACCACCTTCCTGTCCGAAATCGAAAATGGGGACTGA
- a CDS encoding class I SAM-dependent methyltransferase, with protein sequence MIPPISVAENYDQYFSSRLYEQRYPRPNPSSLAIIIGEIDALGKRVLDVGCGNGRYAETLLESTDATIVACDISKEAIDGLSSRCSGYVASGRLRPLLGDPTVVADSIGENEKFDLVIMVFGVLGHIYPRSLRRATLAAIHALLRPGGRIVVTVPNAARRFAKQQASSQHLVAQGHLEAGDVLYERTSHDLAVKMYYHLYTLQEFEQELEQQGFRLIRLTAESILPESGIVKSRLLRAIDWFLAKILPLRCAYGFLAVAEVVSASDQHTDLPHPFAPSQPV encoded by the coding sequence ATGATTCCGCCAATCTCGGTTGCAGAGAACTACGACCAGTATTTTTCCAGCCGGCTTTATGAGCAGCGCTACCCGCGGCCAAACCCGTCGAGCCTGGCCATCATCATCGGCGAGATCGACGCGCTGGGTAAGCGGGTTCTCGACGTCGGCTGCGGCAATGGCCGCTATGCCGAAACCCTGCTCGAAAGCACGGACGCAACGATCGTCGCCTGCGACATCAGCAAGGAGGCGATTGACGGCTTGTCTTCCCGATGTTCCGGATACGTCGCGTCAGGCCGCTTGCGTCCCTTGCTTGGCGATCCGACGGTGGTCGCCGACAGCATCGGCGAGAACGAGAAGTTCGACCTAGTGATCATGGTGTTTGGCGTACTCGGCCACATCTATCCCCGATCACTACGTCGGGCAACGCTTGCGGCCATCCACGCACTGCTCCGACCTGGAGGACGGATCGTCGTCACAGTACCCAACGCCGCGCGCCGATTTGCCAAGCAACAGGCGTCTTCGCAACACTTGGTAGCGCAGGGACATCTCGAGGCCGGCGACGTTCTTTACGAACGCACTTCCCATGACCTGGCAGTAAAGATGTACTACCACCTGTACACTCTCCAGGAGTTCGAGCAGGAACTCGAACAGCAGGGTTTCCGCCTGATCCGCCTGACTGCCGAGAGCATTCTGCCGGAGAGCGGCATCGTCAAGTCGCGCTTGCTGCGCGCGATCGACTGGTTTCTGGCAAAGATCCTGCCGCTGCGCTGCGCTTACGGTTTTCTCGCGGTGGCCGAGGTGGTCAGCGCGTCGGATCAGCACACGGATTTGCCTCACCCGTTCGCTCCCAGCCAACCGGTGTAG
- a CDS encoding transporter substrate-binding domain-containing protein: MGRCPGFLAACLLVLIVSMVGREAQADRLDLIQKRGTLIVGVKSDYPPFGMLDAHGRLIGFEPDLAAELARRLGVGLQLLAVTSTNRLQKLEEGAVDVVIATLGDSPQRRQIATLIEPGYYASGATAVAPPTPRLSSWTDLRGKKVCATQGAYFNRPMAQRFLLDLQIFNGTRDARLALRDGRCVAWLYDDTSFAGLLADPEWENYETPLPSMMISPWAIALSAKEQGSRLEQRISEAVADWHRSAWLIDVEKRWGIRPSQYLVEMRALWTRRQADGSLLCARLENGNWPAECRNKWLLKSADVGGIQHFGLLLKEQTGLNMTIIYDAYDRLLFLRGLWITLQLMAACIAGSLIVGCLGALVAESGFPGMRAGVQMSAALGRMTPPLLLIYLVFFGVGHIIVSRFGWTFDGASIVIVCLSTYTGCAIVSALLEAVSVLKEQKPGFRLGWRELPQALRLSYAAVVASLVNVVKATGMASVIAVPELVSAATAIVAEQGNPEVMMNVLMITYFLLVTTVVQIFNYLARRIPELGCR, translated from the coding sequence ATGGGCCGCTGTCCGGGGTTTCTTGCCGCCTGCTTACTGGTGCTGATCGTCAGCATGGTTGGCCGGGAAGCACAGGCCGACCGGCTCGATTTGATCCAGAAGCGCGGCACCTTGATCGTCGGCGTCAAATCCGATTATCCGCCTTTCGGCATGCTGGACGCGCATGGCCGCTTGATCGGTTTCGAGCCCGATCTGGCGGCTGAACTTGCCCGCCGCCTGGGCGTCGGCCTGCAGCTGCTTGCGGTCACTTCGACCAATCGCCTGCAGAAGCTCGAGGAAGGCGCCGTTGACGTGGTCATCGCCACCCTGGGCGACAGCCCGCAGCGCAGACAGATTGCCACCCTGATCGAACCCGGTTACTACGCCAGTGGCGCGACGGCAGTCGCGCCGCCCACTCCCCGGCTGTCGAGCTGGACGGACCTGCGTGGCAAAAAAGTATGCGCCACCCAGGGAGCATACTTCAACCGGCCGATGGCCCAGCGCTTCCTGCTCGATCTGCAGATCTTCAACGGCACCCGCGACGCCCGTTTGGCACTGCGCGATGGGCGCTGCGTCGCCTGGCTGTACGATGATACCAGCTTCGCCGGTTTGCTCGCCGATCCGGAGTGGGAGAACTACGAGACGCCGCTACCGTCGATGATGATCTCGCCATGGGCCATCGCCCTGTCTGCCAAAGAGCAAGGATCCCGACTCGAGCAGAGAATCTCCGAAGCTGTCGCCGACTGGCACCGCAGCGCTTGGCTGATCGACGTGGAGAAGCGCTGGGGAATCAGGCCAAGTCAATATCTGGTGGAGATGCGCGCCCTCTGGACGAGACGCCAAGCCGACGGAAGCCTGCTTTGTGCCCGGCTGGAAAATGGCAACTGGCCAGCGGAGTGCCGCAACAAATGGCTACTGAAATCTGCTGACGTCGGTGGCATCCAGCATTTCGGTCTGCTCCTCAAAGAGCAGACCGGGCTCAATATGACCATCATTTACGACGCCTACGATCGCCTCCTATTCCTGCGCGGCCTCTGGATAACGCTGCAACTGATGGCCGCGTGCATTGCCGGTAGCCTGATCGTGGGCTGCCTCGGCGCGTTGGTGGCAGAATCGGGCTTCCCCGGCATGCGCGCCGGCGTGCAGATGTCCGCCGCCCTCGGCAGAATGACGCCACCGCTGTTGCTGATCTACCTGGTCTTTTTCGGCGTCGGTCATATCATCGTCAGTCGTTTCGGCTGGACTTTCGACGGCGCCTCGATCGTCATCGTCTGTCTCTCGACCTATACCGGCTGCGCCATCGTATCCGCCCTGCTTGAAGCCGTCTCCGTACTCAAGGAGCAGAAACCAGGTTTCCGGCTCGGCTGGCGGGAGCTGCCGCAGGCGCTACGCCTGTCCTATGCAGCAGTGGTCGCTTCGCTGGTGAACGTCGTGAAAGCGACCGGCATGGCGAGCGTCATCGCCGTACCGGAGCTCGTTTCGGCCGCCACCGCCATCGTTGCCGAACAGGGCAACCCCGAGGTGATGATGAATGTGCTGATGATCACCTACTTCCTGTTGGTGACCACCGTCGTCCAGATCTTCAACTACCTGGCACGAAGGATTCCTGAACTTGGCTGCCGCTGA
- a CDS encoding ABC transporter permease subunit (The N-terminal region of this protein, as described by TIGR01726, is a three transmembrane segment that identifies a subfamily of ABC transporter permease subunits, which specificities that include histidine, arginine, glutamine, glutamate, L-cystine (sic), the opines (in Agrobacterium) octopine and nopaline, etc.), whose translation MAAAEIAALLLTWTPFLAGGFAWNILISLVAMVIGTLFGALLAWLRLSGPTPLAHASLVATELTRNIPTFVFLFYLAFLIPTEFEFSGRIYAFPVWLKASLALSVAVIGFVSDNLLVALQHRKRHHHAAALLFIPSWTTYLLIIVMASSTASVIGVGEIVSRCNIVIAAVGGNETMLWVYTYAICYFLVFCFPLNWAMGCARRRLLARVGVPAP comes from the coding sequence TTGGCTGCCGCTGAAATCGCTGCCCTGTTGCTGACGTGGACACCGTTCCTGGCCGGCGGCTTCGCCTGGAACATCCTGATCTCGCTGGTGGCGATGGTCATCGGTACGCTCTTCGGAGCGCTCCTGGCATGGCTGCGCCTATCCGGGCCCACGCCGCTGGCGCACGCGAGCCTCGTCGCCACCGAACTGACACGCAACATCCCGACTTTTGTCTTCCTCTTCTACCTGGCATTCCTGATCCCGACAGAGTTCGAATTTTCCGGACGGATCTATGCCTTTCCCGTGTGGCTCAAGGCATCGCTGGCGCTCTCCGTGGCGGTCATCGGATTCGTCTCGGACAACCTGCTCGTGGCCCTGCAGCACAGGAAGCGTCACCATCATGCGGCTGCATTGCTGTTCATTCCGAGCTGGACCACTTACCTGCTGATCATCGTCATGGCATCAAGCACTGCCTCGGTGATTGGCGTCGGAGAAATCGTCTCACGCTGCAACATTGTCATCGCCGCGGTCGGCGGCAATGAAACGATGCTCTGGGTTTATACTTACGCCATCTGCTACTTCCTGGTCTTTTGCTTTCCACTCAACTGGGCAATGGGTTGCGCAAGAAGACGCTTGTTGGCCCGCGTCGGCGTGCCCGCGCCGTAA
- a CDS encoding amino acid ABC transporter substrate-binding protein — MIQIIAILRRLLPGMAAAVLLASALQGSAWAESALDRIRNTGVLNAGTRADSMPFAYRLQQAGDKEARLAGFSVDLIEQIRKKLTEKLGREIETRLHITTASDRLALVASHTIDIECGITTPTWERQKLVDFSIPFFGNGTRLMVLRKTAKGFDDLRGKRIGVAAGTTTSAILKQHVPDAIVVEVPDMATGFKMFSSGELDGLSNVGIVLRALVEKSPLKSKVILLPRTDALSYESMACSLPLDDSKWRAFVNEVLAELLDGIDQYRGGYFEIYDKWFGPRGIVYFPLDYIVAQKLSSSIIWLK, encoded by the coding sequence TTGATACAGATCATCGCAATCCTTCGCCGCCTCCTGCCGGGCATGGCCGCGGCAGTGCTGCTGGCTTCCGCTCTGCAAGGATCGGCATGGGCCGAGTCGGCTCTCGACCGCATCAGGAACACCGGCGTTCTCAACGCCGGAACCCGTGCCGATTCCATGCCGTTCGCTTACCGCTTGCAGCAGGCGGGAGACAAGGAGGCAAGGCTGGCCGGTTTCTCGGTTGACCTGATCGAACAGATCCGCAAGAAGCTCACGGAGAAGCTTGGCCGCGAAATCGAGACCCGGCTGCATATCACCACGGCCAGCGACCGCCTGGCATTGGTTGCCAGCCACACCATCGACATCGAATGCGGCATTACGACGCCCACCTGGGAGCGCCAGAAACTGGTCGATTTCTCGATCCCGTTCTTCGGCAACGGCACCCGCCTCATGGTCCTGCGCAAAACGGCCAAAGGGTTCGACGATCTGCGCGGCAAACGTATTGGTGTCGCCGCCGGCACGACGACCTCGGCCATTCTCAAACAGCACGTGCCGGATGCAATTGTGGTCGAAGTACCCGACATGGCGACCGGCTTCAAGATGTTCTCCAGTGGAGAACTCGACGGATTGTCCAACGTCGGCATCGTACTCCGTGCGCTGGTCGAGAAGAGTCCGCTCAAGAGCAAGGTCATCCTGCTGCCGCGTACCGATGCGCTGTCCTACGAATCGATGGCCTGCAGCCTGCCTCTCGACGACTCGAAATGGCGCGCCTTCGTGAATGAGGTACTGGCCGAACTCCTGGATGGTATTGACCAGTATCGGGGAGGTTATTTCGAAATCTACGACAAATGGTTCGGACCACGCGGGATCGTCTATTTCCCGCTCGACTATATAGTCGCCCAGAAACTGTCCTCCTCGATCATCTGGCTGAAGTAG
- a CDS encoding SpoIIE family protein phosphatase, with amino-acid sequence MTLRRRLFLFVSTLIAIGLPSAGLVFAYVSWLSVLERTERDGILIAQTLAQSVTFIQQVPTALEQIIDQNVRTQADIVAQLTHLAQRQKISALEINRALRTIAVRNGIPEVWVTDASGQPLFWSLDDIDASIALDSGLTLQPKFKPLLQGQQYSLSTELMYRSIDHSQLYYGAVTMPERSGGMTLIAHRPNLANSSIQNVGLKRMVDSVLSGALIDAIWIFDENLQALAVSSVASNDGTATLSDEQRTFIETVISTSTPASYFADKVLFRHAFLYVAAPTFGADGLPNGAALMRLPVNMDAELHSLLTIGGGVTVIMLLLGMALALPFLNRIVRPLARLTVQTHRLVAHHFDPDQEMHAELLKVSENRKDEVGYLGNALYSMVTTLKAHIADLKATTAAKERIEGEMSAARAIQMGMLPHNFGEPAPGARFDLHAVLEPAKAVGGDLFDFFPLDEHRLFFLIGDVSDKGVAAALFMAVTKTLFAVEAKRDSASVGGIMERVNHSLCENNPEGMFVTVFAGILDLRTGEISFSDGGHELPFLLRHDGGAAMIEKKKGGLVLGFVAESVYRNDLIQLQPGEGLVIYTDGVTEAMNGDHELFNATRLGDSLAAISPDCSARTVIDRVMNSVRAFVGEHPQSDDITLLALRWHGPSGNGPPAAN; translated from the coding sequence ATGACGCTGCGCCGCAGGCTTTTCCTCTTTGTCAGCACCCTCATCGCCATAGGCCTGCCGAGTGCCGGCTTGGTGTTCGCCTATGTCTCCTGGCTCTCCGTGCTGGAACGAACCGAGCGCGATGGCATCCTGATCGCCCAGACCCTTGCCCAGTCCGTCACTTTCATCCAGCAGGTGCCAACTGCCCTGGAACAGATCATTGACCAGAACGTGCGCACCCAGGCAGATATCGTTGCGCAACTGACCCACCTGGCGCAGCGGCAGAAGATTTCTGCGCTGGAAATCAATCGGGCGCTGCGGACCATCGCCGTTCGCAACGGGATTCCGGAGGTCTGGGTAACCGATGCCAGCGGTCAACCGCTCTTCTGGTCGCTCGACGACATCGACGCGTCTATTGCCCTCGACTCGGGGCTGACTCTGCAACCGAAATTCAAGCCGCTACTGCAGGGGCAGCAGTACAGCCTATCCACCGAACTGATGTACCGCTCGATTGACCACAGTCAATTGTACTACGGCGCGGTAACCATGCCGGAGCGGAGCGGCGGCATGACCCTGATCGCCCATCGGCCCAACCTCGCCAACAGCAGCATTCAGAATGTCGGCCTGAAGAGGATGGTGGACAGCGTTCTGTCGGGAGCGCTGATCGACGCCATCTGGATATTCGATGAAAACCTTCAAGCATTGGCCGTCAGTTCCGTCGCCAGCAACGACGGAACTGCCACACTAAGCGATGAACAGCGCACCTTCATCGAAACGGTAATCAGTACCAGCACCCCTGCTTCCTATTTTGCAGACAAGGTGCTGTTCCGGCATGCGTTCCTGTACGTTGCTGCGCCAACCTTTGGCGCGGACGGTTTGCCAAACGGGGCAGCACTGATGCGTCTGCCGGTCAACATGGATGCGGAGCTTCATTCACTCCTGACCATCGGTGGCGGGGTGACCGTGATCATGCTGTTGCTGGGAATGGCTCTGGCCCTGCCCTTTCTCAACCGCATCGTCCGGCCGCTGGCGCGCCTGACCGTACAAACCCATCGCCTGGTTGCGCATCACTTCGACCCGGATCAGGAAATGCATGCGGAACTGCTCAAAGTGTCGGAGAACCGCAAGGATGAAGTCGGATACCTGGGGAACGCCCTGTACTCGATGGTCACCACGCTCAAAGCTCATATCGCGGACCTCAAGGCAACGACTGCCGCCAAGGAGCGGATCGAGGGCGAGATGTCTGCCGCCCGCGCCATCCAGATGGGCATGCTGCCGCACAATTTCGGGGAACCGGCACCCGGCGCCCGCTTCGACCTGCACGCCGTACTCGAACCGGCCAAAGCGGTCGGCGGCGATCTGTTCGATTTCTTTCCGCTCGACGAACACCGGCTGTTCTTTCTGATCGGGGACGTGTCGGACAAGGGGGTGGCCGCCGCGCTGTTCATGGCAGTGACCAAGACGCTGTTCGCTGTCGAGGCGAAGCGCGACTCGGCATCGGTTGGCGGCATCATGGAACGGGTCAACCACAGCCTCTGCGAGAATAATCCCGAAGGCATGTTCGTCACCGTCTTTGCCGGCATCCTCGACCTGCGGACCGGGGAGATCAGCTTTAGCGACGGCGGCCACGAACTGCCTTTCCTGTTGCGCCACGACGGCGGTGCGGCAATGATCGAGAAGAAGAAGGGGGGGCTGGTCCTGGGCTTCGTCGCTGAATCAGTCTACCGCAATGACCTCATCCAGTTGCAGCCTGGCGAAGGACTGGTGATCTACACCGACGGCGTCACCGAAGCGATGAACGGCGATCACGAGCTGTTCAACGCGACACGTCTGGGCGACAGCCTGGCCGCGATCTCGCCAGACTGTTCTGCACGCACGGTCATCGACAGGGTGATGAACTCGGTTCGTGCTTTCGTCGGCGAGCATCCGCAAAGCGATGACATTACCCTGCTGGCACTACGCTGGCACGGCCCTTCCGGCAACGGGCCTCCCGCAGCGAATTAG